GGCGGCAACCCCTCAGCCCCAGCCACCACCAACACCGCACCCGACACCAACGCCATACACAACTCCGACACCGCCGCGTCAAAACTCAACGACGCGAACTGCAACACCCGCGCCCGCTCCCCCACCGCAAACCGATCAACCTGCGCCCACGCCAGATTCGCCAACCCCGCATGCGACACAACGACCCCCTTCGGCCGCCCCGTCGAACCCGAGGTATGAATGACATACGCAGCATTCGCCACCCCCAACGGCACGATCCGCTCCGCATCCACCACCCGACCCGGCACACAACCGGCCAC
The sequence above is a segment of the Streptomyces ortus genome. Coding sequences within it:
- a CDS encoding AMP-binding protein; this translates as VAGCVPGRVVDAERIVPLGVANAAYVIHTSGSTGRPKGVVVSHAGLANLAWAQVDRFAVGERARVLQFASLSFDAAVSELCMALVSGAVLVVAGAEGLPPRVSLGEAVERTHATHVTVPPGVLAVEDALPAGLETLVVAGEVCPPGLVDRWSVGRRMV